A stretch of Pelagicoccus enzymogenes DNA encodes these proteins:
- a CDS encoding AEC family transporter: MNDYLSILLLILPVFAMLGTGMFLRWKGWFEGTVEEGVTLLVVKVFYPCLIVSAMLKAEPFEARSGALWAPVIGFGTVTFGFLAASAIGRAFGYKKGSGLRTFAFSTGIYNYGYLPIPLMESMFGSNELAVLFVHNVGIEVGIWTVGISFLAGGSLRDGLRKIFNPMVVALAIGLAINMAGLAGELPSVLTRVINLLAGCAVPLGLLAIGSSLFDHIRSGEKLWEARDGILGTLLRLGLLPCLGLWIAWYFPLPIELKRVLVFQSAMPAGIMPILIAKHYGGQPMVAVRVVLATTAIGMLTMPLWIRFGLELIGS, encoded by the coding sequence ATGAACGATTACCTTTCCATCCTTCTGTTGATTTTGCCCGTTTTCGCCATGCTGGGAACTGGCATGTTCCTGCGGTGGAAGGGTTGGTTCGAAGGAACGGTTGAGGAAGGGGTTACCTTGTTGGTAGTGAAGGTCTTCTACCCGTGTCTGATAGTCAGCGCCATGCTCAAGGCGGAGCCTTTCGAGGCAAGGTCGGGCGCGCTTTGGGCTCCGGTGATCGGGTTTGGAACGGTGACTTTCGGCTTTCTGGCAGCCAGCGCGATCGGGCGGGCTTTCGGTTACAAAAAGGGCAGCGGTCTGCGGACCTTCGCCTTTTCGACGGGGATCTACAACTACGGATACCTGCCGATTCCACTGATGGAGAGCATGTTTGGCTCGAACGAGCTAGCGGTTCTTTTCGTGCATAACGTGGGGATCGAGGTGGGGATTTGGACAGTGGGGATTTCCTTTTTGGCGGGCGGTTCGCTGCGTGACGGGCTTCGCAAGATCTTCAACCCGATGGTTGTGGCCCTTGCCATAGGGCTTGCCATCAACATGGCCGGACTGGCTGGGGAGCTTCCGTCCGTATTGACGCGAGTGATCAATCTGTTGGCAGGCTGCGCGGTTCCCTTGGGCTTGTTGGCGATCGGAAGCAGCCTCTTCGACCACATCCGCTCGGGCGAGAAGCTTTGGGAGGCAAGAGACGGCATCTTGGGCACGCTCTTGCGACTAGGATTGCTCCCTTGCCTCGGGCTTTGGATCGCTTGGTACTTTCCGCTCCCCATAGAGCTCAAACGAGTGCTCGTTTTCCAGTCGGCCATGCCTGCAGGGATCATGCCGATCCTCATTGCCAAGCATTATGGCGGTCAGCCCATGGTAGCGGTGAGGGTGGTGCTTGCCACGACGGCGATAGGAATGTTGACGATGCCGCTCTGGATACGTTTCGGCTTGGAGTTGATTGGTTCCTAG
- a CDS encoding M20 family metallopeptidase: MKRKFVDEVAALELLRQLVGIESVNPVFGGSGEAAVCEFVSGWLRDRKIAYELQEVFPGRCNVLARVGPEDKPTLLIEAHMDTVGVEGWATGSPFELKQVGQRYFGRGSCDTKASLATFMLVLERFAASPEDLRYGLAFAATVDEESEQAGAGELAKKKDELGLCMAITGEPTCSDLIARHKGVGRYLLSTSGRAAHASTPELGENAIYKAARICLRLEALEAELKERPREREIERGTVNVGVVRGGIGFNVVPDSCRIDVDRRLGTKEDPQDARSELEAICFEEGAGFEVFLERPPLRGEESGAFVQGLRSAAAQAGYEVEQREVPYMTNAVSYEAAGIPSIVFGPGDIAQAHKNDEYIEAGQMLRSLQILETFLSGT; the protein is encoded by the coding sequence ATGAAGCGTAAATTTGTGGACGAGGTCGCGGCTTTGGAGCTGCTCAGGCAGTTGGTTGGAATCGAAAGCGTAAACCCTGTCTTTGGGGGATCGGGCGAGGCGGCGGTTTGCGAATTCGTCTCGGGCTGGCTAAGGGATCGAAAGATAGCCTACGAGCTGCAGGAGGTGTTTCCGGGCCGTTGTAACGTTTTGGCGAGAGTCGGCCCGGAGGACAAGCCAACGCTTCTTATTGAAGCCCATATGGATACGGTGGGAGTGGAAGGCTGGGCGACGGGAAGTCCCTTTGAATTGAAACAGGTGGGCCAGCGCTATTTCGGGCGCGGGTCCTGCGATACGAAAGCGAGCCTTGCCACTTTCATGTTGGTGCTGGAGCGTTTCGCGGCGTCGCCTGAGGACTTGCGCTATGGCTTAGCCTTCGCGGCGACGGTCGACGAAGAGAGCGAGCAGGCGGGAGCGGGCGAATTGGCCAAGAAAAAGGACGAGCTTGGTCTTTGCATGGCGATCACGGGAGAGCCCACCTGCAGCGACTTGATCGCGCGGCACAAGGGAGTGGGGCGTTACCTGTTGAGCACCAGCGGCAGAGCGGCGCACGCCTCTACTCCGGAGCTCGGTGAAAACGCGATTTACAAGGCGGCTCGCATCTGCCTGCGGCTCGAGGCGCTGGAGGCGGAGCTTAAGGAACGTCCGCGCGAGCGCGAAATCGAGAGAGGAACGGTAAACGTGGGAGTGGTGCGAGGCGGCATCGGATTCAACGTGGTTCCAGACTCGTGTCGTATCGACGTCGATCGGCGCTTGGGCACGAAGGAGGATCCGCAGGACGCCCGTTCGGAGTTGGAGGCGATTTGCTTCGAAGAAGGCGCAGGTTTCGAAGTTTTTTTGGAGCGCCCGCCATTGCGCGGGGAGGAGTCGGGCGCTTTCGTGCAGGGCCTTCGGAGTGCCGCCGCGCAAGCGGGCTACGAGGTTGAGCAACGCGAAGTGCCATACATGACCAATGCCGTTTCCTACGAGGCGGCGGGGATTCCCTCGATCGTGTTTGGTCCCGGAGACATCGCTCAGGCGCATAAGAACGACGAGTACATCGAAGCGGGGCAAATGCTGCGCAGTCTGCAGATTTTGGAGACTTTTTTGTCGGGCACTTAG
- a CDS encoding thermonuclease family protein: MILGFIAVAAFAIGLIYMTLRSSSSTSTMIVDVVGAVDGRTVEVLVNKVKERVILAGIGFPPGDPRSEQDCAEVVEEVVTGRRLYMEVFKEVSGCRYVALSSSNGDCLNEMMLRKGLARYESTGVGFIGKLVEAETFARKEGIGVWDENRALFRHLSGGSQDGSSLDAVSAED; this comes from the coding sequence ATGATTCTCGGTTTCATAGCGGTCGCTGCGTTTGCAATTGGGCTCATTTACATGACGCTCCGGAGCTCCAGCTCGACCAGTACCATGATCGTCGACGTCGTTGGCGCCGTAGACGGCCGCACCGTGGAGGTGTTGGTCAACAAGGTGAAAGAGAGGGTCATCCTAGCTGGGATAGGCTTTCCTCCGGGAGATCCGCGTTCCGAGCAGGATTGCGCCGAGGTGGTGGAGGAGGTGGTGACAGGCCGCCGCCTCTACATGGAAGTGTTCAAGGAAGTGAGTGGCTGTCGCTACGTGGCGCTCAGTTCGTCGAACGGCGATTGCTTGAACGAAATGATGCTGCGCAAGGGGCTGGCTCGCTACGAGTCGACCGGAGTCGGTTTCATCGGAAAGCTCGTCGAGGCTGAAACCTTTGCCCGGAAAGAGGGGATTGGCGTTTGGGACGAAAACCGGGCTCTCTTTCGCCACTTGTCCGGCGGAAGCCAGGACGGTTCCAGCTTGGACGCTGTCTCGGCCGAAGATTGA
- a CDS encoding tetratricopeptide repeat protein, which produces MRFSLFVSLFLSLPFSLLQSQETAPHFEPLPFYEAIKDRLTPLSEVKEGIDYFKNSGKPGIVLLNERIEYVAEDKERYRVDHSIYYVLEQSGVDPIGKDTFRFRKEQESIHLVLAHAIQKDGKITPVAQNAVFVQSPQEEADSNLYTDYDELVVIFPDIDVGSITEHIVITKEFEPIVENQLVNSFYFQFNWPIYLTRYELDVPDSFAERFQRAQVGTSVPAPSITSANGRTRLRYEDRKREGRDWEMRREPSPDTGPVERVTTFSSWDEVGNWIRTLVNERNTLSDELKSEIDSWTQGLTERNAIIQAILDPIANEVRYTGLEFGLAGYQPYDCNEVWKQKYGDCKDKANLLAAALQYKGIDANIVLIDTDSLGKFDRSFPSPFHFNHAITVVHGADGAPLFLDATVENLKVGDLPGNDANRDVLIIMPDRTEIGRTPLVSSGQVHFAFELNLSSDLSLSGWLHMYVDGYYGSWYETEFKEKSEEGLRWNMHERIDGCFPGAEMADVTFNPNYDANTPIASSYFTLKNETSADANNYTFALPDLTWFLPSAGDSSEGRSTEFSIDKSESTVSISIKLPGSIRPQVLPKDLNISTPDYQYTGQWWQEENRLNAKVSIVHKTDRITPKNFSQFHKSIGSVNRWWKTPATFATIEAFQAAENQVQDPFPKLSSAVAQLALVDDIYSAKEPEKRRKALEQVIVWFPDERSELYEAKMELVRLDIDKVAPQQLAKRIEYLVNEYKEDITHEYHSWGEYLLAQELEKFGKEKEALKIFIRHAEDETLSAYRRGWSSYNAAWILQDSKSKDLIRILKLGMLKESGALNDLAHLLVVHHLDANDQRNLQADLNEIEKSHPQKFQEIVEYVSDEIEDNHDIKDAKSLKTWRSVIEPICDRYPELSDCLAAADRMESTLLLESKLVDSGKRIQQLLKKLKPAWYSKHQPSRNTSQSELDQMIRATEEAEAWEKQAALCLAYYTRHPEQIELASKYFYWAIWNLNNHVRSPQLESALFEILLDLPPANSHLVNANINFAKSLRSDGDYEKAVQILQHLVSFPSLEQGSRSIAHIRYAEALEEMGRAEEAIAEYLKGGKMHFSNYRVYEGLLRCFFLAQINGDATAATQALQYLAEGDSQKIEDSGVLQQVRNVLAMNQDTAFRDEYWRRGRELIAAVYQTMDNLGIELKNLPDHLPLIRDYDAFTQSVVDANQQSDLDAYHSNLIVAALSAATNQADLKLALSLISQNLQNDVVTLQLFSALADLAQFAAYEGSYLQADELKRLTVHAYLANEDLKQLREWSMRVFRDGKSSPETIDFAILMLAGHVASKGVTEDECFTLLKQRLDSSEVPNLRPQAVNLIAALQTEAGEFREAKQFITRELQNPLVAANESIVKSLNSFLDTISRQGAAQAAIGKVVTDFIESAQLTWWEHIHPLDTESLYSDGIPLHKLDDRFDDYSYVEMVKHYFLLAQSDREDSESRQEAIIEGARFWQYIHPDPQFVFEKVSELAAHPDLDPVVRNDIKIAQLYYLINLRHTGLLEKLLSDDTFLADSYREDFKHVLAFMKMPTTDLEESLAAIRFLIDGPFSDADKEQLRGAITNVVTRFGPEAITPILEELPKLTLMDGVDFDLTRLRLDALQAKRSAQKLHPIFQLLSGAAELPSKPIGSGYFASSDAIKIENLPSSLAYQVQQFGYSSDYFSHLSELLFYLNSLSGKRDNQLLAKIYQEILKLDPSIIASAIAYAIGTGIDQDNVEQRDPFLRTLRDYATQKADSSFADIHNQQLLHFSPTTQESSFLETEGASRKYQTTFDIIRAARSGNRSKALATLQTLDTEVLIDPELTFTFYSLARELGDSDLALLLAEQVEETIRKQIAWSISNLTWMPINYLPVIVSFPEQADSLLWYFDLVAEQSENELILAHNDTARALARSDWQGVLDAVERADAIVPTFWDLDLAQGIANFELGRFKPARDAFETYLHYRPNSPVSATAKRYLDKIDTKIAAASNRESQQPIR; this is translated from the coding sequence ATGCGTTTTAGCCTCTTCGTTTCGCTATTCCTCAGCTTACCCTTTTCCCTTCTCCAGTCGCAGGAAACTGCCCCACACTTCGAGCCGCTTCCCTTTTACGAAGCGATCAAGGACCGGCTCACTCCGCTGTCCGAAGTCAAAGAGGGCATCGACTATTTCAAAAACTCAGGCAAGCCTGGCATCGTCTTGCTCAACGAGCGCATCGAGTACGTAGCCGAGGACAAAGAGCGGTACCGCGTTGACCACAGCATCTATTACGTGCTCGAACAATCGGGCGTCGATCCAATCGGCAAGGACACCTTCCGCTTCCGCAAGGAGCAAGAGTCCATCCACCTTGTGCTGGCCCACGCCATTCAAAAAGACGGGAAGATCACCCCCGTAGCCCAAAACGCCGTATTCGTGCAATCGCCGCAAGAGGAAGCGGACTCCAACCTCTACACCGACTACGACGAACTGGTCGTCATCTTTCCCGACATCGATGTAGGGAGCATCACAGAGCACATCGTGATCACCAAAGAGTTCGAACCCATCGTCGAAAACCAACTCGTAAACAGCTTCTACTTCCAATTCAACTGGCCTATCTACCTCACTCGCTACGAGCTCGACGTTCCTGATTCCTTCGCTGAGCGATTCCAACGAGCCCAGGTGGGAACCAGCGTCCCCGCACCTTCAATTACCTCCGCAAACGGCCGCACCCGTTTGCGGTACGAAGATAGGAAACGCGAAGGGCGCGATTGGGAAATGCGACGGGAACCCTCCCCAGATACCGGTCCGGTGGAGCGCGTAACCACTTTCAGCTCTTGGGATGAAGTGGGAAATTGGATACGAACTCTGGTAAACGAACGCAACACCCTGAGCGATGAACTCAAGTCCGAGATCGATTCCTGGACTCAGGGACTGACCGAGCGGAATGCAATCATCCAAGCCATCCTCGACCCTATCGCAAACGAAGTTCGTTACACAGGCCTCGAATTTGGGCTCGCCGGATACCAACCCTACGACTGCAACGAGGTCTGGAAACAGAAGTACGGAGACTGCAAGGACAAGGCAAACCTACTCGCCGCCGCCCTCCAATACAAAGGCATAGACGCCAACATCGTACTCATCGACACCGACAGTCTCGGCAAATTTGATCGGAGCTTTCCGTCGCCCTTCCACTTCAACCACGCCATCACAGTCGTGCACGGCGCCGACGGCGCTCCCCTGTTTTTGGACGCGACGGTCGAGAACCTTAAAGTTGGCGATTTGCCTGGAAATGACGCCAACCGCGACGTGCTCATAATCATGCCAGATCGCACCGAGATAGGACGAACTCCTCTCGTATCCTCTGGTCAAGTACACTTCGCTTTTGAGCTTAATTTGTCGAGCGACCTCAGCCTGTCGGGATGGCTCCACATGTACGTAGATGGCTACTACGGCTCATGGTACGAAACCGAATTCAAGGAAAAGAGCGAAGAAGGACTGCGGTGGAATATGCATGAACGCATCGACGGATGCTTCCCGGGAGCAGAAATGGCAGATGTAACTTTTAATCCCAACTACGACGCCAATACCCCCATCGCCAGTTCCTACTTTACCCTGAAAAACGAAACCAGCGCCGACGCAAACAACTATACGTTCGCTCTTCCCGACCTTACTTGGTTTCTACCATCCGCCGGAGACAGTTCTGAAGGGAGATCCACTGAATTTAGCATCGACAAGAGCGAATCCACCGTGTCGATCAGCATAAAACTTCCCGGCAGCATCCGTCCCCAGGTCCTGCCAAAGGACCTCAATATTTCGACTCCAGATTATCAATACACCGGCCAGTGGTGGCAGGAAGAGAACCGACTCAACGCAAAGGTTTCTATCGTACACAAGACCGACCGCATCACTCCCAAAAACTTCAGCCAATTCCACAAGTCCATCGGCTCGGTCAACCGCTGGTGGAAAACTCCAGCGACCTTCGCTACGATCGAGGCGTTCCAAGCAGCCGAAAACCAAGTACAAGACCCATTCCCGAAGTTATCCTCCGCAGTCGCTCAACTTGCGTTGGTCGACGACATCTACAGCGCCAAAGAACCGGAAAAGCGACGTAAAGCCCTTGAGCAAGTCATCGTTTGGTTCCCAGACGAGCGTTCAGAATTGTACGAGGCTAAAATGGAGCTGGTACGTCTCGACATTGACAAGGTAGCCCCCCAACAGCTTGCCAAGAGAATCGAGTATCTAGTCAATGAATACAAAGAAGACATTACTCACGAGTACCATTCCTGGGGAGAGTATCTCCTCGCTCAGGAACTAGAGAAGTTCGGGAAAGAGAAGGAGGCTCTCAAGATATTCATTCGCCACGCGGAAGACGAGACCTTATCCGCCTACCGCCGCGGCTGGTCCTCCTACAACGCAGCCTGGATTTTACAGGATTCCAAATCCAAGGATCTCATTCGTATCCTGAAGCTTGGCATGCTCAAGGAATCCGGAGCGCTCAACGACTTGGCCCATTTGCTCGTGGTGCACCACCTTGATGCCAACGACCAGAGGAACCTGCAGGCAGACCTCAACGAAATCGAAAAGTCTCATCCGCAGAAATTTCAAGAGATCGTCGAGTATGTCAGCGACGAGATCGAAGACAACCACGACATAAAAGACGCGAAATCCCTCAAGACTTGGCGAAGCGTCATCGAACCCATTTGCGATCGGTATCCAGAATTATCCGACTGCCTCGCGGCCGCGGACCGAATGGAATCCACTCTGCTCCTCGAGTCTAAACTCGTCGATTCCGGGAAACGGATCCAGCAACTCCTCAAGAAGCTAAAGCCAGCCTGGTACAGCAAACACCAACCCTCCAGAAACACGAGTCAGAGCGAGCTCGACCAAATGATTCGAGCCACCGAAGAAGCTGAAGCCTGGGAAAAGCAAGCCGCCCTTTGCCTCGCCTACTACACTCGACACCCCGAGCAAATCGAACTTGCCAGCAAATACTTCTACTGGGCGATCTGGAACCTGAACAATCATGTCCGCTCCCCGCAGTTGGAAAGCGCTCTCTTCGAAATACTTCTCGATCTCCCCCCGGCCAACAGCCATCTGGTGAACGCCAACATCAACTTCGCGAAAAGCCTGCGATCTGACGGCGACTACGAAAAAGCCGTACAGATCCTTCAACACCTCGTATCCTTTCCCTCGCTCGAGCAAGGGTCACGCAGTATCGCCCACATCCGGTACGCCGAAGCCCTCGAGGAGATGGGACGCGCAGAGGAGGCTATCGCAGAGTATCTCAAAGGAGGTAAAATGCATTTTTCGAACTACCGCGTCTACGAAGGCCTGCTGCGGTGCTTCTTTCTTGCCCAGATCAACGGAGATGCAACCGCCGCCACCCAAGCCTTGCAATATCTGGCCGAAGGGGACTCCCAAAAGATCGAGGATTCAGGCGTTCTGCAACAGGTTCGCAACGTCCTCGCAATGAACCAAGATACTGCCTTTCGAGACGAATATTGGCGACGGGGTCGCGAGCTTATCGCTGCAGTCTACCAAACGATGGATAACCTCGGCATCGAGCTCAAGAACCTGCCGGACCACCTTCCTCTCATCCGCGACTATGACGCGTTCACACAATCCGTAGTGGACGCTAACCAGCAGTCGGACCTTGATGCCTACCATTCGAATCTCATCGTGGCCGCCCTCTCAGCCGCCACCAATCAAGCAGACCTGAAGCTCGCCCTCAGTCTTATTTCCCAAAACCTGCAAAATGACGTCGTCACCCTCCAACTGTTTTCCGCCTTAGCTGACCTCGCTCAGTTCGCCGCATACGAGGGCAGCTACTTGCAAGCTGACGAACTTAAACGCCTTACCGTCCACGCCTACCTCGCCAACGAAGACCTGAAGCAGTTGAGGGAGTGGTCGATGCGCGTGTTCCGCGACGGAAAATCGTCGCCGGAAACCATTGACTTCGCGATTCTAATGCTGGCAGGTCACGTTGCGAGCAAAGGCGTTACCGAGGACGAATGCTTCACGCTCCTCAAGCAACGACTCGACAGCTCCGAAGTACCAAACCTGCGCCCGCAAGCCGTTAACCTAATAGCTGCCCTGCAAACCGAGGCTGGAGAATTTCGCGAAGCCAAACAGTTCATCACGAGAGAACTGCAGAATCCATTGGTCGCCGCCAACGAAAGCATAGTGAAGAGCCTGAACTCCTTTCTCGATACCATCAGCAGACAGGGAGCCGCCCAAGCGGCAATTGGCAAAGTCGTCACGGACTTCATCGAATCCGCTCAGCTCACTTGGTGGGAACATATCCATCCGTTGGATACGGAATCGCTTTACAGCGACGGAATCCCCTTGCACAAGCTCGACGACCGCTTCGACGACTACAGCTACGTCGAGATGGTGAAACACTATTTCCTGCTCGCCCAATCGGATCGCGAGGACAGCGAGAGCAGGCAAGAAGCAATCATCGAGGGAGCCCGCTTCTGGCAGTACATCCACCCTGATCCGCAATTCGTGTTCGAAAAAGTCAGCGAACTCGCCGCTCACCCAGACCTCGACCCCGTCGTCAGAAACGATATAAAAATAGCCCAACTCTACTACCTCATCAATCTGCGACATACTGGGCTCCTGGAAAAGCTCCTCTCGGACGATACGTTCCTGGCGGACTCCTATCGAGAGGACTTCAAGCATGTCCTCGCGTTCATGAAAATGCCAACGACCGACCTCGAAGAGTCGCTGGCTGCGATCCGATTCTTGATTGATGGCCCGTTCTCCGACGCCGACAAGGAACAGTTACGAGGCGCCATCACCAACGTCGTCACCCGCTTCGGGCCGGAAGCCATCACGCCCATCCTCGAGGAGCTCCCCAAATTGACGTTGATGGATGGCGTAGACTTCGATCTCACCCGCCTCCGCCTCGACGCCCTGCAAGCGAAGCGTTCAGCTCAAAAGCTCCACCCGATCTTCCAACTTCTATCAGGAGCGGCCGAGCTACCTTCGAAGCCAATTGGCTCTGGCTATTTCGCAAGCTCAGATGCCATCAAAATCGAAAACCTTCCCTCCTCGCTCGCTTATCAAGTACAACAGTTTGGATACAGTTCAGATTACTTCAGCCACCTGTCCGAGCTTCTCTTCTATCTGAACTCGCTGTCCGGAAAGCGAGACAATCAATTGCTGGCCAAGATCTACCAAGAAATCCTCAAACTGGACCCGTCCATCATCGCATCCGCAATCGCCTACGCAATCGGCACCGGAATCGATCAGGACAACGTAGAGCAAAGGGATCCGTTCCTTCGCACACTTCGTGACTACGCTACCCAAAAGGCAGACAGCTCCTTTGCCGACATCCACAACCAGCAACTCCTGCACTTCAGTCCGACGACCCAGGAATCCTCCTTCCTCGAAACGGAGGGCGCATCGCGCAAGTACCAGACCACCTTCGATATAATCCGGGCCGCTCGCTCCGGAAACCGGTCAAAGGCGCTCGCTACACTCCAAACTTTGGATACAGAGGTCCTGATCGACCCCGAGCTCACCTTCACCTTCTACTCGCTCGCCCGCGAACTGGGCGATTCCGATCTCGCACTCCT
- a CDS encoding hybrid sensor histidine kinase/response regulator produces the protein MPDKKYSTTASKDPEFAAENAQLELEIARPLQRLDENEENPVFVVDELFNIVAFANGARSILGSPKASTFGLSECVSLSPEQKAKLTDEVRKILISEDPELQRFLRLEIEVENGTRVFCLTFQREPLSANRIGVRCTAEPLIAKSAADSTSKIAKGSEETILGWTLDRDSRVFEHFGNSTAREMANLHLCEWLSCVSEAERGQVEDAFEAALSGKASDINIQYRVTLANGVTRKVSTLAKWIPSSDGNPPCTLIGTHQYGFDNQSVVEDLKLFSHLARKVQLSILVYDALGNVNWCNNAFTECTGYQFEEIIGRDPTDLLRGPLTDSNSVRHMRDRLRKGKAFHVELVQYKKNGAPYWVSIDGNPLVDESGKVTRFISFQTDITETKKTQSAILRSEIKFRSLFDNSTDALLLLSPKDGVIIEANMSSFKLLETERLVGQRFEEIFPENADFAVDHLNALIDENDGQQRHSAEFLTASGQVRPVEMTVSRTPIGESIALFVTLRDISEKRLLEEQLRHTQRMEAVGRLAGGIAHDFNNLLAGQRGFSELLCNSRELSKKDHVYANEILKITDRASKLTSRLLSFSRGKSDRPVVANLNELIGNMIPMLSRILKKEVRFTSQLDPNLSNVKVDTNQIDQVIMNLVVNGQEAITSHDGVVTLKTSMIELTGSEIFITGKAKPGRYAKVSVRDNGQGIHRDVLEKIFEPFFTTKKGAGTGLGLSIVYGIIQSNGGHLMVDSEIGEGTEFSFYFPEVLEEVKKEDSPDLLERMPSAESSETGTTPTILVAEDQEQVREILELGLGQSGYNLVIAKDGLEAIEKGKNFEGTIDLLLTDSIMPGASGCSVVKEMQKTYPNIKVVLMSGLPQQESVECQELTIDAYVDKPFSIRKLLELIQDLVAAPK, from the coding sequence ATGCCAGACAAAAAGTACTCTACGACCGCGTCAAAGGACCCGGAATTCGCTGCTGAAAACGCTCAGCTCGAACTCGAGATCGCACGGCCGCTCCAGCGGCTGGACGAAAACGAGGAAAATCCCGTATTCGTGGTCGACGAACTCTTCAACATCGTCGCATTCGCCAACGGAGCCCGCTCCATACTCGGTTCTCCCAAAGCTTCCACCTTCGGCCTCTCCGAGTGCGTTTCGCTCTCGCCCGAACAAAAGGCGAAGCTAACCGACGAGGTACGAAAAATCCTGATAAGCGAAGATCCGGAGCTGCAGCGCTTCTTGCGTTTGGAAATCGAGGTCGAAAACGGAACGAGGGTCTTCTGCCTCACATTCCAAAGGGAGCCGCTCTCCGCGAATCGCATCGGGGTTCGCTGCACCGCCGAGCCTCTCATCGCAAAGTCGGCCGCGGATTCCACCTCGAAGATAGCCAAAGGCTCCGAGGAAACCATACTCGGCTGGACGCTCGATCGCGACTCCAGGGTTTTCGAGCACTTCGGGAACTCCACGGCTCGAGAGATGGCTAACCTGCACCTGTGCGAGTGGCTGAGCTGCGTTTCGGAGGCCGAAAGAGGCCAAGTCGAAGATGCTTTCGAAGCGGCGCTATCGGGAAAGGCCTCTGACATAAACATTCAATACCGCGTCACACTCGCCAACGGAGTCACCCGCAAGGTATCCACTCTCGCGAAGTGGATACCCTCCAGCGACGGCAATCCGCCCTGCACTCTCATCGGCACGCACCAGTACGGCTTCGACAACCAAAGCGTCGTCGAAGACTTGAAACTCTTTTCCCACCTCGCCCGCAAGGTTCAGCTCTCCATTCTGGTCTACGACGCGCTGGGAAACGTAAATTGGTGCAACAACGCCTTCACCGAATGCACCGGCTACCAGTTCGAAGAAATCATCGGACGCGATCCAACCGACCTGCTGCGCGGCCCTCTCACCGATTCCAACTCCGTACGACACATGCGCGACCGCCTCCGCAAAGGCAAAGCCTTCCATGTCGAGCTGGTCCAGTACAAGAAAAACGGGGCCCCTTACTGGGTGAGCATCGACGGGAATCCGCTCGTCGACGAATCCGGAAAAGTCACGCGCTTCATCTCATTCCAAACCGACATCACCGAGACCAAGAAGACGCAAAGCGCCATTTTGCGAAGCGAGATCAAGTTTCGCTCCCTCTTCGACAACTCGACCGACGCCCTTCTACTACTCTCGCCAAAAGACGGCGTCATCATCGAGGCGAACATGTCCTCCTTCAAGCTGTTGGAAACGGAGCGTTTGGTCGGGCAGCGCTTCGAGGAGATCTTTCCGGAAAACGCCGACTTCGCCGTCGATCACCTCAATGCCCTCATCGATGAAAACGACGGCCAACAACGGCACAGCGCCGAATTCCTGACAGCCTCCGGCCAAGTTCGCCCCGTCGAGATGACCGTGAGCCGCACCCCTATCGGAGAGTCGATCGCCCTCTTCGTAACACTCCGGGACATATCCGAGAAACGCCTGCTCGAAGAACAGCTGCGCCACACCCAGCGCATGGAGGCGGTTGGTCGCCTCGCCGGCGGCATTGCCCACGATTTCAACAACCTACTCGCCGGACAACGCGGTTTCAGCGAACTGCTCTGCAACTCTCGCGAGCTCAGCAAAAAAGACCATGTCTACGCGAACGAAATCCTGAAAATCACGGACCGAGCCAGCAAGCTCACCAGCCGCCTCCTCTCCTTCAGCCGCGGAAAGAGCGACCGCCCCGTAGTCGCCAACCTCAATGAGCTGATCGGCAATATGATTCCGATGCTTTCACGCATATTGAAGAAGGAGGTACGCTTCACCTCGCAGCTCGATCCAAATTTAAGTAACGTAAAGGTGGATACGAACCAGATCGACCAAGTAATCATGAACTTGGTCGTCAATGGACAGGAAGCAATCACCAGCCACGACGGCGTGGTCACTCTCAAAACAAGCATGATAGAGCTCACGGGCTCGGAAATATTCATCACCGGCAAGGCGAAGCCGGGTCGCTACGCCAAGGTATCCGTCCGCGACAACGGACAAGGCATCCATCGCGACGTGCTGGAGAAGATCTTCGAACCTTTCTTCACAACCAAGAAAGGCGCCGGAACCGGGCTCGGCCTATCGATCGTCTACGGCATCATTCAAAGCAATGGCGGACATCTCATGGTTGACAGCGAGATCGGCGAAGGCACCGAGTTTTCCTTCTACTTTCCCGAGGTGCTGGAGGAAGTGAAAAAGGAGGACTCGCCCGACCTGCTCGAGCGCATGCCGAGCGCCGAATCCTCCGAGACAGGAACGACTCCCACCATTCTCGTCGCCGAAGACCAAGAGCAGGTACGCGAAATACTGGAGCTAGGCCTAGGACAAAGTGGATACAATCTCGTGATCGCAAAAGACGGACTCGAAGCCATCGAAAAAGGAAAGAACTTCGAAGGCACGATCGACTTGCTTCTCACCGACTCAATCATGCCGGGCGCCTCCGGCTGCAGCGTCGTCAAGGAGATGCAAAAGACGTATCCAAATATCAAAGTCGTGCTCATGTCGGGCCTTCCCCAACAAGAGAGCGTCGAGTGCCAGGAGCTGACCATCGATGCCTACGTCGACAAGCCTTTTTCCATCCGCAAGTTGCTGGAGCTGATTCAAGATCTAGTCGCGGCGCCCAAGTGA